The region CCCCGGTAGACGCTCCACCGGACGCCAACGGCTCCCCAGATCAAGAGACGGCCAGTCTCAGGCAGACAGAGAATAGACCACCCAGCCTGCGCAGACGCGGATGGGTACGGTGGATTGCAAATCTGCTTATTGCCGCTGGGGTGGTAGTTATCCCCTTGTACTACGGCGGATCGTGCGCATACACATGGCTGCAACAGCGGGGCCTATTTGGGGACATGGCCAAGACCAACCCGCAGGTGACATTGGATGTGGCCTCGTACATCGCGTCGCTCGCTGTGCGCACAACCGACGGGGCCCCTGGTCTCACTGCTACCTCCCTTGATTCAAGCGGCCCTCCCCCAACGGACACAACCACCACAACCGTAACAGACAGGTTCGCCGAACTGTTGGAGCTGAGGAAACGAGCCAACGCTTACAGAGCCACAGTGCGCCCTGGCCAAGCCATCGGCAGACTTGTCATCCCAGCTATTGATCTAGACGTAGTGATGGTCGAAGGTACCGGAAAGAGCAACCTAAAAGAAGGTCCTGGTCATTGGCCAGAGACGCCCTTCCCCGGTCAGGGCGGCAATTTTGTCGTCTCCGGTCATCGCACAACCTACGGAGCCCCGTTTCGCCACCTGGACAAACTCAAGCCAGGAGATCGAATCTACGCAGTTCTGCCTTATGTCCTGGCTTCATACGAGGTAATGGACGTAATCATCGTCTACCCAGATGAAGTCGAAACGGTTGCCCAGCGGGGGAGAGAGCAGATCTCCCTTGCTGCTTGTCACCCGCTCTACAGTGCAAGACAGCGCATCGTTGTCCGCGGAGATCTAGTGGATTTTGTTCTCCTTAAGTGAGTGAGGAGCTCTGCTTGAGCAAAGGAGGAGAAATTGGCCCGTCACGTTGTAGACGGATTAGACTGCTGGCAGCGGCCGCAAATATGCTTCTCGACAAAGCCAGCTAGAGTGCGAGCGGTCGCGGCCCCCGGCAACCTCTCCCTCATTCTGATGTAGCCGTAGCCGGACTTGGGACGGTCGCGCACGAAGCCAAAAGTAACGATGGAGCCCTGTGCAGCCATTTCGGCTCCGTCAACCAGGACACGCAAGAAAGCGTCGGTATCAGTCATCAGATGGTCAACGGGCGT is a window of Thermoleophilia bacterium DNA encoding:
- a CDS encoding class E sortase translates to MHSPVDAPPDANGSPDQETASLRQTENRPPSLRRRGWVRWIANLLIAAGVVVIPLYYGGSCAYTWLQQRGLFGDMAKTNPQVTLDVASYIASLAVRTTDGAPGLTATSLDSSGPPPTDTTTTTVTDRFAELLELRKRANAYRATVRPGQAIGRLVIPAIDLDVVMVEGTGKSNLKEGPGHWPETPFPGQGGNFVVSGHRTTYGAPFRHLDKLKPGDRIYAVLPYVLASYEVMDVIIVYPDEVETVAQRGREQISLAACHPLYSARQRIVVRGDLVDFVLLK
- a CDS encoding sugar phosphate nucleotidyltransferase, coding for MATPVDHLMTDTDAFLRVLVDGAEMAAQGSIVTFGFVRDRPKSGYGYIRMRERLPGAATARTLAGFVEKHICGRCQQSNPSTT